Proteins from a single region of Hordeum vulgare subsp. vulgare chromosome 6H, MorexV3_pseudomolecules_assembly, whole genome shotgun sequence:
- the LOC123404165 gene encoding aspartyl protease family protein At5g10770-like codes for MAFVSRPPLLLLSCIICHALIASAAGEQSYKILSTSSLKPQAVCSEPKGIPSSSSGATVPLNHRHGPCSPAPTKKEPTFEERLRRDTLRAGYVQRKFSTNHRGGGVLQSEAVKVPTELGSPQDTLEYVITVGVGSPAVQQIMTIDTGSDVSWLHCNSNSTAGTTPFDPTKSNTYAAFPCGAPACAQLGAESNACSNSQCQYMVRYGDGSNTTGTYGSDTLALGSDTVKGFQFGCSRVEEGFGDKTDGLMGLGGDAPSLVSQTAATYGKAFSYCLPASSDSKGFLTLGAETSTTGFVMTEMLRSQQSPTFYGVLLQGIKVGGEQLSVAPSVFSAGSVMDSGTIITRLPPTAYTALKTAFKEGMKQYSTAPARSILDTCFDFSGQDNVTIPTVALVFDGGKVVDLDANGIIFGSCLAFTDTGDDGSTGIIGNVQQRTLEVLYDVGQSVFGFKSNAC; via the exons ATGGCGTTCGTCTCGCGGCCGCCGCTCCTCCTCCTGTCGTGCATTATCTGCCATGCTCTCATCGCCAGTGCAGCGGGTGAGCAGAGCTATAAGATTCTCTCAACGAGCTCGCTCAAGCCTCAAGCCGTCTGCTCCGAGCCcaaag GGATCCCGTCGTCGTCCAGTGGAGCCACGGTGCCGTTGAACCACAGGCATGGCCCGTGCTCGCCGGCGCCCACCAAGAAGGAGCCTACCTTCGAGGAGCGGCTCCGCCGTGACACGCTCCGAGCCGGCTACGTCCAGCGGAAGTTCTCCACGAACCACCGCGGCGGCGGGGTCCTGCAGTCGGAGGCGGTCAAGGTGCCGACCGAGCTGGGTTCTCCCCAGGACACGCTGGAGTACGTCATAACCGTCGGCGTCGGCTCGCCGGCGGTGCAGCAGATCATGACCATCGACACCGGGAGTGACGTGTCGTGGTTGCACTGCAACTCCAACTCCACGGCCGGGACGACGCCCTTCGACCCCACCAAGTCGAACACGTACGCCGCGTTCCCGTGCGGCGCCCCGGCGTGCGCACAGCTCGGCGCCGAGTCCAACGCCTGCTCCAACTCGCAGTGCCAGTACATGGTCCGGTACGGCGACGGCTCCAACACCACCGGCACGTACGGCTCCGACACGCTGGCGCTGGGCTCGGACACCGTCAAGGGTTTCCAGTTCGGCTGCAGCCGCGTCGAGGAGGGGTTCGGCGACAAGACCGACGGGCTCATGGGGCTCGGCGGCGACGCGCCGTCGCTCGTCTCGCAGACCGCGGCGACGTACGGCAAGGCCTTCTCCTACTGCCTCCCGGCTTCCTCCGACTCCAAGGGGTTCCTGACGCTCGGCGCGGAGACCAGCACGACGGGCTTCGTGATGACGGAGATGCTCAGAAGCCAACAGTCCCCGACGTTCTATGGCGTGCTCCTCCAGGGCATCAAAGTCGGCGGGGAGCAGCTCAGCGTGGCGCCCTCCGTCTTCTCCGCCGGGTCCGTGATGGACTCCGGGACCATCATCACGCGGCTGCCGCCCACGGCGTACACGGCGCTCAAGACGGCGTTCAAGGAGGGCATGAAGCAGTACTCGACGGCGCCGGCCAGGAGCATCCTGGACACATGCTTCGACTTCAGCGGCCAGGACAACGTCACCATACCCACCGTCGCTCTGGTGTTCGACGGCGGCAAGGTCGTCGACCTCGACGCGAACGGGATCATATTCGGCAGCTGCCTCGCGTTCACGGACACCGGCGACGACGGAAGCACCGGCATCATCGGCAACGTGCAGCAGAGGACCCTCGAGGTGCTCTACGACGTAGGCCAGAGCGTCTTCGGGTTCAAGTCCAACGCGTGCTAG